From the Anolis sagrei isolate rAnoSag1 chromosome 12, rAnoSag1.mat, whole genome shotgun sequence genome, one window contains:
- the MRPL9 gene encoding large ribosomal subunit protein bL9m gives MAALRAVGRAALQAAKKIPQKQQQQQRGFGLSSPLGTVIVERWWKVPLSKEGREPRMKHRRFRVYRLVEDTKHSPKEPLTLILTQTVEDVGNCCDVVSVDKSFGRNKLLAKDKAVYASPENLKIFEEQRQLRLEGKLPKLQTHTAVKTVRFLRNCTLEIGVNECEQFELTKEIVARHFLRNLRVVVPPHTMKLPEEPITELGDYWCDVTVNGLDTIRVPMSVVQQAYPKSRGQRFWLARHEPEATTPEQ, from the exons ATGGCGGCGCTGAGGGCAGTCGGGAGGGCCGCTCTCCAGGCAGCCAAGAAGATCCCAcagaaacagcaacaacaacagcgagGCTTCGGCCTTTCGTCTCCTCtg GGAACGGTCATTGTGGAACGATGGTGGAAAGTGCCGCTCAGCAAGGAAGGGCGCGAGCCGCGGATGAAACACCGCCGTTTCCGCGTCTACCGTTTGGTGGAGGACACCAAGCACAGCCCCAAGGAGCCCCTGACCCTCATCCTCACGCAAACCGTAGAAG ACGTCGGCAACTGCTGCGATGTTGTCTCGGTGGACAAGTCGTTCGGGCGCAACAAGCTCCTTGCTAAGGACAAGGCTGTTTACGCCTCCCCCGAAAACCTGAAAATATTTGAGGAGCAAAGACAG CTCCGTTTGGAAGGAAAGTTGCCGAAACTCCAAACCCACACGGCCGTGAAA ACTGTCCGGTTCCTGCGAAACTGTACCCTCGAAATTGGAGTGAACGAGTGTGAGCAGTTCGAGCTGACCAAGGAGATTGTGGCTCGCCACTTCCTCCGAAAT CTCCGGGTCGTGGTGCCTCCGCATACAATGAAGCTCCCAGAAGAGCCCATCACAGAACTGGGTGATTACTGGTGTGATGTCACG GTGAATGGTCTTGACACCATCCGAGTCCCAATGTCTGTGGTGCAGCAGGCGTACCCCAAATCCAGGGGTCAGCGGTTCTGGCTGGCCCGGCACGAGCCAGAGGCCACCACGCCTGAGCAGTAA